The proteins below come from a single Mangifera indica cultivar Alphonso chromosome 16, CATAS_Mindica_2.1, whole genome shotgun sequence genomic window:
- the LOC123198858 gene encoding zinc finger CCCH domain-containing protein 44 isoform X2, whose translation MEIQQSEQLHGQPLEKVSNLGQLCLDAEIKAEKGFESNSKEIELKCVGQCYRIQQINGTQLVKAPEGAVAQDAGLTVRDAGGMVDVEVKFGTMSNRKRGRPPRASQVKPKKRQPPPSQRRKKEEEDVCFICFDGGSLVLCDRRGCPKAYHPSCIKRDEAFFRSKAKWNCGWHICSTCRKSSHYVCYTCTYSLCKGCIKDADYFCVRENKGLCAACMKTIMMMENSALRNQGSEQVDFDDQTSWEYLFKVYWVCLKEKLNLTLDELTQAKNPWNVPSINSLKGKCSVEVDRSFLMASKCESSGDVIAPHINRCASSENSSGNAEANHAKRRKTENLLEFLNKPDSLSTEKSGGDEGTSPHEVPKWATDSLLEFVAFMKNGDTSKITPPEVHDLLQEYVKKNNLHDPNQQCLVVCDSRLRGLLGRERVDHIEMLGILKAHFLDQETRQTMIGVADAFASQMENDTENDDQLISENVNRRKTCKSNKEAIMDPNGYAAIDVHNINLVYLKRNFAEKLIDESDNFREKVVGSIVRIKINGTDPKQDMHRLVRVTGTTKAAEPYVIGDRKTDLMIEVQDLKKSDLLPIDAISNEEFSEDECRRLRQSIKCGLMKHFTVGEILERALKLQSQRIDDLLEAQKLQHIHLRDQASEKGHENEVRECVENLELLSSPDTHKHRLLGVEVVHIDPHMDPSYEAEDDVGDFVNPKSVSGVASGKLLTSNSVGIMQPSFLKKENAWYYEDPNGKSQGPFSIAQLRKWNNSGYFPVTLRVWRTDQKQDDSMLLTDALNGGFDKASESRMNIGICCDQQAFGEGHANNQVHSKGTKVPSSEENCTLPHVHSASNGWDSNTSFVALLNSCEIADQAEKSQLVKENQGCEMRLDGGETKLGHSFEQNSRSPPIDSCINGWDNTALVNFVKVFELIDQNQEVEFSDLPSSTANQSHVLGEDSEMKKPRCTASSPVAGGPQLPDVAGKWSGYSPSPAKPPLDKRESDVVVASIGKQTEVPNDHAATPTSVPSDHSSSSHPASNASSWQPAVVAELEEFTAWSEESVSELLAEVDEAMRSLNGVASPTSPLHCGAENDCFSPLRGLSSRPDTGRSTSLSPGTDIQIISRSPVNEEPQGISQGDVLDLQKSSVGRSSTSNEVGILEEVSKPPSDDSVNQCEAASNFSPPLPPVTSWEMATMDTTWRSGTETTNISEGALQGNADLGFRGLFQGIMNDDLITNQWGNLGIWGSQPRYSPRDFHVDSMDSSFGSGRPVLNGQPTYDDGNGGGKIMDHDGNGGASFGLTPKGQQVYKFDGNGFHKDGTSSSSYFHP comes from the exons ATGGAAATACAGCAGTCGGAACAGTTACATGGTCAGCCTTTGGAAAAGGTTTCCAATCTGGGTCAGCTTTGTTTAGATGCAGAAATTAAGGCAGAGAAAGGTTTTGAGAGTAATTCGAAGGAAATCGAGCTGAAGTGCGTCGGTCAATGCTATCGTATCCAGCAAATTAACGGTACCCAGCTGGTCAAAGCTCCGGAGGGTGCAGTTGCTCAGGATGCTGGCTTGACGGTCAGAGATGCTGGTGGTATGGTGGATGTAGAGGTCAAGTTTGGGACAATGAGTAATCGGAAACGGGGACGCCCTCCCAGAGCTAGTCAGGTCAAACCCAAAAAACGTCAGCCACCGCCGTCGCAGAGGAGAAAGAAAGAGGAGGAAGATGTTTGCTTTATTTGCTTCGATGGTGGCAGTCTGGTCTTATGTGATCGCAG GGGATGTCCTAAAGCTTACCATCCTTCATGTATCAAGCGGGACGAAGCATTCTTTCGTTCAAAGGCTAAATGGAACTGTg GGTGGCATATCTGTAGTACCTGTCGGAAGTCTTCGCATTATGTTTGCTATACTTGTACATATTCTTTATGCAAGGGATGCATTAAGGATGCTGATTATTTTTGTGTAAGAGAGAACAAAGGACTTTGCGCAGCATGCATGAAAACTATCATGATGATGGAAAACAGTGCTTTACGAAATCAAGGATCA GAGCAGGTGGATTTTGATGATCAAACTAGCTGGGAATATCTATTCAAGGTTTACTGGGTGTGCTTGAAAGAGAAGCTAAATTTAACTTTGGATGAGCTCACCCAAGCTAAAAACCCTTGGAATGTACCTTCTATTAACAGTCTCAAGGGAAAATGTTCTGTTGAAGTTGATAGATCTTTTCTTATGGCTTCTAAGTGTGAATCATCTGGTGATGTTATTGCACCTCATATTAACAGATGCGCTAGTTCAGAAAATTCTTCTGGCAATGCAGAAGCAAATCATGCTAAGAGGAGAAAGACTGAGAACCTACTGGAGTTTCTTAACAAGCCGGACTCCCTTAGTACAGAAAAATCAGGTGGTGATGAAGGAACCTCTCCACATGAGGTGCCAAAATGGGCAACGGATAGTCTCTTAGAGTTTGTTGCTTTCATGAAAAATGGTGATACATCAAAGATAACCCCACCAGAAGTCCATGATCTTCTGCAGGAGTATGTGAAGAAAAACAATTTACATGATCCTAATCAGCAGTGTCTAGTTGTTTGTGACTCAAGACTACGTGGTTTGTTAGGAAGAGAAAGGGTGGATCATATTGAAATGCTTGGGATTCTTAAGGCACACTTTCTTGATCAAGAGACTCGTCAAACAATGATAGGTGTTGCTGATGCCTTTGCTAGCCAGATGGAGAATGACACAGAAAATGATGACCAATTAATATCGGAAAATGTTAATAGGCGTAAAACATGTAAAAGTAATAAAGAAGCTATTATGGATCCTAATGGATATGCAGCAATTGATGTGCACAACATCAACCTGGTATACCTGAAACGTAATTTTGCTGAGAAACTTATCGATGAGAGTGACAATTTTCGAGAGAAGGTTGTTGGATCAATAGTGCGGATAAAGATAAATGGCACTGATCCAAAGCAAGATATGCATAGGCTTGTTAGAGTAACAG GTACAACCAAGGCAGCTGAACCATATGTAATTGGAGACAGAAAAACTGATTTAATGATAGAAGTTCAAGATTTGAAAAAGAGTGATTTGCTTCCGATTGATGCGATTTCAAATGAGGAGTTCTCTGAG GATGAATGCAGACGGTTACGCCAGAGCATCAAATGTGGACTCATGAAACATTTTACAGTG GGAGAGATTCTGGAGAGAGCATTAAAATTACAATCACAGAGAATTGATGAT TTACTGGAAGCACAGAAACTGCAGCATATACATCTCCGTGATCAAGCTAGTGAAAAGGGACATGAAAATGA AGTCAGAGAATGTGTAGAGAATTTAGAGCTTTTGAGCTCTCCTGATACTCACAAGCACAGGCTTCTTGGAGTGGAAGTAGTACATATTGACCCACACATGGATCCGAGTTATGAGGCTGAAGATGATGTTGGAGATTTTG TTAATCCTAAATCAGTTTCTGGGGTTGCCTCTGGAAAACTTCTAACATCAAATTCTGTGGGTATTATGCAACCTTCTTTTCTTAAGAAAGAGAATGCATGGTACTATGAAGATCCCAATGGAAAGAGTCAGGGACCATTTTCCATTGCGCAGCTGCGTAAATGGAATAATAGTGGATATTTCCCTGTTACTTTGCGAGTATGGAGGACAGATCAAAAGCAAGATGATTCTATGCTTCTAACGGATGCTTTGAATGGGGGATTTGATAAGGCTTCTGAGAGTCGAATGAATATTGGAATTTGTTGTGACCAACAGGCCTTTGGTGAGGGCCACGCTAATAATCAGGTCCACAGCAAGGGCACTAAAGTTCCATCTTCTGAAGAAAACTGTACGCTTCCACATGTTCATAGTGCTTCAAATGGCTGGGATTCAAACACTTCTTTTGTGGCTTTGTTGAATTCTTGTGAAATTGCAGACCAGGCGGAGAAGTCCCAGCTTGTAAAGGAAAATCAGGGGTGTGAAATGCGCCTGGATGGGGGTGAGACCAAATTGGGGCATTCATTTGAGCAAAATTCAAGATCTCCACCCATAGATAGTTGTATAAATGGCTGGGATAACACTGCTCTAGTGAATTTTGTGAAAGTTTTTGAATTGATAGATCAGAATCAGGAGGTTGAGTTCTCTGATCTACCCAGCTCCACCGCCAATCAGAGTCATGTGCTGGGTGAAGATTCTGAAATGAAAAAGCCTAGGTGTACAGCATCCAGTCCAGTGGCTGGTGGACCACAGCTACCTGATGTGGCTGGCAAATGGAGTGGGTATTCCCCTTCTCCAGCAAAACCTCCGTTAGACAAGAGGGAGTCTGATGTTGTGGTAGCATCTATCGGAAAACAGACTGAAGTGCCAAATGATCATGCTGCTACACCAACTTCGGTGCCCAGTGATCATTCCTCTTCATCCCACCCTGCATCTAATGCTTCTAGTTGGCAGCCAGCTGTGGTTGCTGAACTTGAGGAATTCACTGCCTGGTCTGAAGAATCTGTTTCAGAGCTCTTGGCAGAAGTTGATGAAGCAATGCGGTCGCTTAATGGGGTAGCATCTCCGACTTCACCTTTGCACTGTGGTGctgaaaatgattgttttagCCCTCTGAGGGGGTTAAGCTCAAGACCTGATACAGGCAGAAGTACTTCCCTGAGCCCTGGTACTGATATACAAATTATTTCTCGGTCACCTGTGAACGAGGAGCCACAGGGGATATCCCAGGGGGATGTTCTTGATCTTCAGAAAAGTTCTGTTGGGCGTTCTTCCACAAGTAATGAAGTGGGGATCCTGGAAGAAGTTTCAAAGCCCCCCAGTGATGATTCAGTTAATCAATGTGAAGCAGCTTCAAACTTCTCGCCGCCTTTACCTCCTGTGACAAGTTGGGAGATGGCCACCATGGACACCACTTGGAGGTCTGGAACTGAAACTACAAATATCAGTGAGGGAGCTTTGCAGGGAAATGCAGACTTGGGATTTAGAGGGTTGTTTCAAggaattatgaatgatgatttgATAACCAATCAGTGGGGAAATCTAGGCATCTGGGGAAGCCAACCTAGGTATAGTCCAAGAGACTTTCATGTTGATTCCATGGATTCAAGTTTTGGTAGTGGTAGGCCAGTGTTGAATGGGCAGCCAACGTATGATGATGGGAATGGAGGAGGAAAGATAATGGATCATGATGGAAATGGAGGCGCATCTTTTGGACTTACACCCAAAGGTCAGcaagtttataaatttgatggAAACGGGTTCCACAAAGATGGTACATCTTCTTCTAGTTACTTTCACCCATGA
- the LOC123198858 gene encoding zinc finger CCCH domain-containing protein 44 isoform X1 gives MEIQQSEQLHGQPLEKVSNLGQLCLDAEIKAEKGFESNSKEIELKCVGQCYRIQQINGTQLVKAPEGAVAQDAGLTVRDAGGMVDVEVKFGTMSNRKRGRPPRASQVKPKKRQPPPSQRRKKEEEDVCFICFDGGSLVLCDRRGCPKAYHPSCIKRDEAFFRSKAKWNCGWHICSTCRKSSHYVCYTCTYSLCKGCIKDADYFCVRENKGLCAACMKTIMMMENSALRNQGSEQVDFDDQTSWEYLFKVYWVCLKEKLNLTLDELTQAKNPWNVPSINSLKGKCSVEVDRSFLMASKCESSGDVIAPHINRCASSENSSGNAEANHAKRRKTENLLEFLNKPDSLSTEKSGGDEGTSPHEVPKWATDSLLEFVAFMKNGDTSKITPPEVHDLLQEYVKKNNLHDPNQQCLVVCDSRLRGLLGRERVDHIEMLGILKAHFLDQETRQTMIGVADAFASQMENDTENDDQLISENVNRRKTCKSNKEAIMDPNGYAAIDVHNINLVYLKRNFAEKLIDESDNFREKVVGSIVRIKINGTDPKQDMHRLVRVTGTTKAAEPYVIGDRKTDLMIEVQDLKKSDLLPIDAISNEEFSEDECRRLRQSIKCGLMKHFTVGEILERALKLQSQRIDDLLEAQKLQHIHLRDQASEKGHENEVRECVENLELLSSPDTHKHRLLGVEVVHIDPHMDPSYEAEDDVGDFGEKKSVNPKSVSGVASGKLLTSNSVGIMQPSFLKKENAWYYEDPNGKSQGPFSIAQLRKWNNSGYFPVTLRVWRTDQKQDDSMLLTDALNGGFDKASESRMNIGICCDQQAFGEGHANNQVHSKGTKVPSSEENCTLPHVHSASNGWDSNTSFVALLNSCEIADQAEKSQLVKENQGCEMRLDGGETKLGHSFEQNSRSPPIDSCINGWDNTALVNFVKVFELIDQNQEVEFSDLPSSTANQSHVLGEDSEMKKPRCTASSPVAGGPQLPDVAGKWSGYSPSPAKPPLDKRESDVVVASIGKQTEVPNDHAATPTSVPSDHSSSSHPASNASSWQPAVVAELEEFTAWSEESVSELLAEVDEAMRSLNGVASPTSPLHCGAENDCFSPLRGLSSRPDTGRSTSLSPGTDIQIISRSPVNEEPQGISQGDVLDLQKSSVGRSSTSNEVGILEEVSKPPSDDSVNQCEAASNFSPPLPPVTSWEMATMDTTWRSGTETTNISEGALQGNADLGFRGLFQGIMNDDLITNQWGNLGIWGSQPRYSPRDFHVDSMDSSFGSGRPVLNGQPTYDDGNGGGKIMDHDGNGGASFGLTPKGQQVYKFDGNGFHKDGTSSSSYFHP, from the exons ATGGAAATACAGCAGTCGGAACAGTTACATGGTCAGCCTTTGGAAAAGGTTTCCAATCTGGGTCAGCTTTGTTTAGATGCAGAAATTAAGGCAGAGAAAGGTTTTGAGAGTAATTCGAAGGAAATCGAGCTGAAGTGCGTCGGTCAATGCTATCGTATCCAGCAAATTAACGGTACCCAGCTGGTCAAAGCTCCGGAGGGTGCAGTTGCTCAGGATGCTGGCTTGACGGTCAGAGATGCTGGTGGTATGGTGGATGTAGAGGTCAAGTTTGGGACAATGAGTAATCGGAAACGGGGACGCCCTCCCAGAGCTAGTCAGGTCAAACCCAAAAAACGTCAGCCACCGCCGTCGCAGAGGAGAAAGAAAGAGGAGGAAGATGTTTGCTTTATTTGCTTCGATGGTGGCAGTCTGGTCTTATGTGATCGCAG GGGATGTCCTAAAGCTTACCATCCTTCATGTATCAAGCGGGACGAAGCATTCTTTCGTTCAAAGGCTAAATGGAACTGTg GGTGGCATATCTGTAGTACCTGTCGGAAGTCTTCGCATTATGTTTGCTATACTTGTACATATTCTTTATGCAAGGGATGCATTAAGGATGCTGATTATTTTTGTGTAAGAGAGAACAAAGGACTTTGCGCAGCATGCATGAAAACTATCATGATGATGGAAAACAGTGCTTTACGAAATCAAGGATCA GAGCAGGTGGATTTTGATGATCAAACTAGCTGGGAATATCTATTCAAGGTTTACTGGGTGTGCTTGAAAGAGAAGCTAAATTTAACTTTGGATGAGCTCACCCAAGCTAAAAACCCTTGGAATGTACCTTCTATTAACAGTCTCAAGGGAAAATGTTCTGTTGAAGTTGATAGATCTTTTCTTATGGCTTCTAAGTGTGAATCATCTGGTGATGTTATTGCACCTCATATTAACAGATGCGCTAGTTCAGAAAATTCTTCTGGCAATGCAGAAGCAAATCATGCTAAGAGGAGAAAGACTGAGAACCTACTGGAGTTTCTTAACAAGCCGGACTCCCTTAGTACAGAAAAATCAGGTGGTGATGAAGGAACCTCTCCACATGAGGTGCCAAAATGGGCAACGGATAGTCTCTTAGAGTTTGTTGCTTTCATGAAAAATGGTGATACATCAAAGATAACCCCACCAGAAGTCCATGATCTTCTGCAGGAGTATGTGAAGAAAAACAATTTACATGATCCTAATCAGCAGTGTCTAGTTGTTTGTGACTCAAGACTACGTGGTTTGTTAGGAAGAGAAAGGGTGGATCATATTGAAATGCTTGGGATTCTTAAGGCACACTTTCTTGATCAAGAGACTCGTCAAACAATGATAGGTGTTGCTGATGCCTTTGCTAGCCAGATGGAGAATGACACAGAAAATGATGACCAATTAATATCGGAAAATGTTAATAGGCGTAAAACATGTAAAAGTAATAAAGAAGCTATTATGGATCCTAATGGATATGCAGCAATTGATGTGCACAACATCAACCTGGTATACCTGAAACGTAATTTTGCTGAGAAACTTATCGATGAGAGTGACAATTTTCGAGAGAAGGTTGTTGGATCAATAGTGCGGATAAAGATAAATGGCACTGATCCAAAGCAAGATATGCATAGGCTTGTTAGAGTAACAG GTACAACCAAGGCAGCTGAACCATATGTAATTGGAGACAGAAAAACTGATTTAATGATAGAAGTTCAAGATTTGAAAAAGAGTGATTTGCTTCCGATTGATGCGATTTCAAATGAGGAGTTCTCTGAG GATGAATGCAGACGGTTACGCCAGAGCATCAAATGTGGACTCATGAAACATTTTACAGTG GGAGAGATTCTGGAGAGAGCATTAAAATTACAATCACAGAGAATTGATGAT TTACTGGAAGCACAGAAACTGCAGCATATACATCTCCGTGATCAAGCTAGTGAAAAGGGACATGAAAATGA AGTCAGAGAATGTGTAGAGAATTTAGAGCTTTTGAGCTCTCCTGATACTCACAAGCACAGGCTTCTTGGAGTGGAAGTAGTACATATTGACCCACACATGGATCCGAGTTATGAGGCTGAAGATGATGTTGGAGATTTTGGTGAGAAGAAATCAG TTAATCCTAAATCAGTTTCTGGGGTTGCCTCTGGAAAACTTCTAACATCAAATTCTGTGGGTATTATGCAACCTTCTTTTCTTAAGAAAGAGAATGCATGGTACTATGAAGATCCCAATGGAAAGAGTCAGGGACCATTTTCCATTGCGCAGCTGCGTAAATGGAATAATAGTGGATATTTCCCTGTTACTTTGCGAGTATGGAGGACAGATCAAAAGCAAGATGATTCTATGCTTCTAACGGATGCTTTGAATGGGGGATTTGATAAGGCTTCTGAGAGTCGAATGAATATTGGAATTTGTTGTGACCAACAGGCCTTTGGTGAGGGCCACGCTAATAATCAGGTCCACAGCAAGGGCACTAAAGTTCCATCTTCTGAAGAAAACTGTACGCTTCCACATGTTCATAGTGCTTCAAATGGCTGGGATTCAAACACTTCTTTTGTGGCTTTGTTGAATTCTTGTGAAATTGCAGACCAGGCGGAGAAGTCCCAGCTTGTAAAGGAAAATCAGGGGTGTGAAATGCGCCTGGATGGGGGTGAGACCAAATTGGGGCATTCATTTGAGCAAAATTCAAGATCTCCACCCATAGATAGTTGTATAAATGGCTGGGATAACACTGCTCTAGTGAATTTTGTGAAAGTTTTTGAATTGATAGATCAGAATCAGGAGGTTGAGTTCTCTGATCTACCCAGCTCCACCGCCAATCAGAGTCATGTGCTGGGTGAAGATTCTGAAATGAAAAAGCCTAGGTGTACAGCATCCAGTCCAGTGGCTGGTGGACCACAGCTACCTGATGTGGCTGGCAAATGGAGTGGGTATTCCCCTTCTCCAGCAAAACCTCCGTTAGACAAGAGGGAGTCTGATGTTGTGGTAGCATCTATCGGAAAACAGACTGAAGTGCCAAATGATCATGCTGCTACACCAACTTCGGTGCCCAGTGATCATTCCTCTTCATCCCACCCTGCATCTAATGCTTCTAGTTGGCAGCCAGCTGTGGTTGCTGAACTTGAGGAATTCACTGCCTGGTCTGAAGAATCTGTTTCAGAGCTCTTGGCAGAAGTTGATGAAGCAATGCGGTCGCTTAATGGGGTAGCATCTCCGACTTCACCTTTGCACTGTGGTGctgaaaatgattgttttagCCCTCTGAGGGGGTTAAGCTCAAGACCTGATACAGGCAGAAGTACTTCCCTGAGCCCTGGTACTGATATACAAATTATTTCTCGGTCACCTGTGAACGAGGAGCCACAGGGGATATCCCAGGGGGATGTTCTTGATCTTCAGAAAAGTTCTGTTGGGCGTTCTTCCACAAGTAATGAAGTGGGGATCCTGGAAGAAGTTTCAAAGCCCCCCAGTGATGATTCAGTTAATCAATGTGAAGCAGCTTCAAACTTCTCGCCGCCTTTACCTCCTGTGACAAGTTGGGAGATGGCCACCATGGACACCACTTGGAGGTCTGGAACTGAAACTACAAATATCAGTGAGGGAGCTTTGCAGGGAAATGCAGACTTGGGATTTAGAGGGTTGTTTCAAggaattatgaatgatgatttgATAACCAATCAGTGGGGAAATCTAGGCATCTGGGGAAGCCAACCTAGGTATAGTCCAAGAGACTTTCATGTTGATTCCATGGATTCAAGTTTTGGTAGTGGTAGGCCAGTGTTGAATGGGCAGCCAACGTATGATGATGGGAATGGAGGAGGAAAGATAATGGATCATGATGGAAATGGAGGCGCATCTTTTGGACTTACACCCAAAGGTCAGcaagtttataaatttgatggAAACGGGTTCCACAAAGATGGTACATCTTCTTCTAGTTACTTTCACCCATGA